DNA sequence from the Schlegelella aquatica genome:
TGCGCATGCCGTGGCTGAAGCGCGAGGTCTGGCCCTTGGCGGCGAGCTGTTCGTTGATCTGCGGCCGGAAGCCGTAGACGAACACGATGTGGATGCCCATCGCGTGCAGGATGGACAGATCCTGCACGAAGGCGTTCAGTCGGCCCGCGGCAATGCCTTCGCCCGACATCGCGACCACGAAGGTCTTGCCGCGGTAGGCGTGGATGTACGGAGCCACCGCGCGGAACCACGGCACGAAGGTGTGGGGAAAGACCAGACTCATGGGGATGCGGAGGAAGGGAGGCGAGCCTGCCCCGGGGGGCTTTGAAATAATGCGGGATTTTGCACGATAGGCACCGATGAACGAGCGCGTGCGGCCTTCGCGGCCGCCCCGGCGGCCTGGTGCGGCGCAGGCCCATCCCGTCCCCCCCATCACCTTCCCCGAGTCGCTGCCGGTGTCGGCCAAGCGAGAGGAGATCGCACGGGCGATTGCCGAACACCAGGTGGTCATCGTCTGCGGCGAGACGGGCTCGGGCAAGACCACCCAGCTGCCGAAGATCGCGCTGGCGATGGGGCGGGGGCTGGGCGCGGGCGGTGCGGGCCTCATCGGCCACACGCAGCCCCGGCGCATCGCTGCCGCGAGCGTGGCCAAGCGCATCGCGCAGGAGCTGGGCACGCCTGTGGGCGAGCATGTGGGCTACAAGGTGCGCTTCCAGGACCGGCTCTCGCCGGGCGCCTCGGTCAAGCTGATGACCGACGGCATCTTGCTCGCGGAAACGCAGACCGATCCGCTGCTGCGAGCCTACGACACGCTCATCATCGACGAGGCTCACGAGCGCAGCCTGAACATCGACTTCCTGCTCGGCTACATCAAGCAGATCCTGCCGCGGCGCCCGGACTTGAAGGTGATCGTGACCTCGGCCACGATCGACGCCGAGCGGTTTGCCGAGCACTTCGCGAGCCGGCGCGGGCCGGCGCCGGTGATCATGGTGTCAGGGCGGCTCTATCCGGTCGAGCTGCGCTGGCGGCCGTTCGAGTGGGACGCTGCGGCCCGCCCCGCGGGGCAGGCGCCCGGCGCCTCGGCCAAGGCCGGCCGCTCGGACGACTACGACCTGAACGACGCCATCGCCGACGCCGTGGACGAGCTCTGGCGCGAAGGTCCGGGAGACGTCCTGGTGTTCCTGCCCGGCGAGCGTGAGATCCGCGAGGCCGCGGAGCATCTGCGCAAGCACCATCCGCCGGGGGTGGAGATCCTGCCGCTGTTCGCGCGCCTCAGCCAACAGGAGCAGGACCGGGTGTTCGAGCCGGGTGCCGCGCCGCGCATCGTGCTGGCGACGAACGTGGCCGAGACCTCGCTGACCGTGCCCGGCATCCGGTACGTGGTGGACTCGGGCCTCGCACGCGTCAAGCGCTACAGCTACCGCAACAAGGTCGAGCAGCTGCAGGTCGAGCCGATCAGCCAGGCGGCGGCCAACCAGCGTGCCGGCCGCTGCGGGCGCGTGGCCAACGGCATCTGCATCCGGCTCTACGACGAGCAGGACTTCGCCTCCCGGCCCCGCTTCACCGATCCGGAGATCCTGCGCTCGTCGCTGGCGGGCGTGATCCTGCGCATGAAATCGCTCGGCCTGGGCGCGGTGGAGGACTTCCCCTTCCTCGAGCCGCCGCCCCGGCGTGCCATTGCCGATGGCTACCAACTGCTCGCCGAGCTCAATGCGGTGGACGAGAACAACGAGCTCACGCCGATCGGGCGGGAACTCGCGAAGTTGCCGCTGGACCCGAGGGTGGGCCGCATGATCCTGGAGGCACGCGAGCGCCAGTCGCTCGCAGAGGTTCTCATCATCGCGGCGGCCCTGTCGGGCCAGGACGTGCGCGACCGGCCGATGGAGCAGGCCCAGGCCGCCGACGAGAAGCACCGCAAATTCGACGACGAGAAGTCGGAGTTCATGGGCTACCTCAAGCTGTGGAAGTGGCTGGAGGAGTCGCGCGGCGGGGCCCCGCGAGGGGCGGACGTCGCGCCCGGCGCCCGTGAGCAAGCCCCGAAGCTCTCGAACCGCAAGTACGAACAACTGCTGCGCGAGCATTTCATCTCGCCGCGCCGGGTGCGGGAATGGCGCGACATCCACTCGCAGTTGCACACGGTGGTCGCCGAGCACGGGTGGCGCCTCAACACCACGCCGGCGACGTACGAGCAGATTCATCTCGCCATGCTTGCCGGGCTGCTGGGCAACGTCGGCGTCAAGAGCGACGAGGACGAGTGGTATCTCGGGGCGCGCGGCATCAAGTTCTGGCGTCACCCGGGCGTGCACCTGTCGAAGAAGCCGGGCCGCTGGATCGTCGCGGCCGAGCTGGTCGAGACGACGCGGCTCTATGCGCGCGGTATCGCTGCCATCGAGGCGCAGTGGATTCCGTGGGTGGCTGGGCATCTGCTCAAGAAGCAACTGCTGGAGCCGCACTGGGAGAAGAGGCCCGCTGAAGTGGTGGCCCTCGAGCGCGCGACGCTCTACGGGCTGGTGGTCTACAACAACCGACGGGTGAGCTACGGCAAGGTGGACCCGGCGGCGGCGCGGGAGATCTTCATCCGCGAGGCGCTGGTGCACGGCGAGTGGGAGACCAAGCTGCCGTTCCTCGCCCACAACCAGAACCTCGTGCGGCAGGTCGAGGAGCTGGAGCACAAGTCGCGCCGGCAGGACGTGCTGGTGGACGAGGAGCTGATCTACGCCTTCTACGACCAGCAGGTGCCTGCCGACGTGCACAGCGGACACGGCTTCGAGCGCTGGTACCGGGAGGAAAGCCGTCGCCAGCCCAAGCTGCTCATGCTCACGAAGGAAGAGCTGATGCGCCACGAGGCGGCGGGCATCACGACGGCGGCCTTCCCGAAGACGATCCGGCTCGGCGGTGTCGACTGCTCTGCGACCTACCTGCACGATCCCGGCGACCCGAAGGACGGGGTGACCGTGACCGTGCCGATCTACGCGCTCAACCAGGTGAGCGAGGAGCGCTGCGAGTGGCTCGTGCCCGGCATGCTGAAGGACAAGGTGCTCGCGCTGCTCAAGAGCCTGCCTCAGAAGCCGCGTGCGCGACTGGTGCCGCTGCCCGAGTTCGCGGACGCGTTCCTGTCCAGTGTGCCGTTCGGGCAGGGCAGCCTGATCGAGGCGCTGCTCAAGGCCGTGCGCGAACGCTCCCAGCTCGACGTCAAGCGCGCCGACTTCAAGCTCGAGACGCTGAGCCCGCACCTGTTCATGAACTTCCGCGTGGTGGACGAGCATGGACGCCAGTTGGGCATGGGGCGGCAGCTCGCCACCCTGAAGGCCGAACTGGGCGGGCAGGCGCGCAGCGCGTTCCAGGCGTTGGCAGCGCTCAAGGTCGCGGGCCTGAAGCCGGCGGCCGACGTGCCCGAGGCGGCGCCCGCCGCGAAGCGCCCGGCCTCGCCGCCCTCGTCGTCCTCGAAGGCGGGCGGCACCTCTGTGCCCGCCGGGGCCGCCGAGGCCGCCGGGGCCGCGGTTGCTCGCGCGCCAGCCGCGGGCGCGACGAGCGCGCGCCACACGGCGTGGACCTTCGGCGAGTTGCCCGAGCTGATGGAGATCGGCCGCATGGTCGGTTTCCCGGCGGTGGTGGACAAGGGCACGCATGTCGAGATCGAGGTGTTCGACGAACCCGAGGTGGCCGCCGCGCGACACCGCGCGGGGCTGCGCCGGCTCGTGGCGCTGCAGATCCGCGAGCCGCTCAAGTACCTGGAGAAGAACCTGCCCGACTTGCAGAAGATGGCGGTGGCCTACATGGGGCTGGGCACGGCCGAGGAATTGCGCGACCAGATCATCGAGGTGGCGATGGACCGCGCGTTCCTGCAGGAGCCCTTGCCGCATGACGAGGCGAGCTTCAAGGCGAGGGTGGACGAAGGGCGCACCCGGCTCAATCTGATCGCCCAGGAAGTGGCCCGGCTCGCCGGCGCCATCCTGGCCGAATACCAGGCCGCCGCGCGCAAGCTGAAGGACGCGCGCCCCCCCAAGGAGGTGGCGGACGACGTGGCGGCGCAGTTGCAGCGTCTGATGCCCAAGCGCTTCCTGGCCGGGGCGCCCTATGCGCAGCTGCAGCACTACCCCCGCTACCTCAAGGCTGTGCAGATGCGGCTGGACAAGCTGCGCAGCGATCCGGCCCGGGACGCGCAGCGCATGGCCGAACTGCGGCCCCTGGAGCAGCGGTATCTGCGCCGCCTCGCGGAGCTCAAGGGCCAGCACGACTCGCGTTTGGAGGAATTCCGCTGGTTGCTGGAGGAGTTGCGGGTGAGCCTCTTCGCGCAGGAGCTGCGCACACCTCAACCGGTGTCCGCCAAGCGGCTCGAGAAGGTCTGGGCGCAGATCTCGACCTGAGGCCCGGCCGCCCGAAGCCGGGCCGCGACCCCCGTGGGGGAGGTAGGGCGCACGCCCCGGGGGCAAAGACATAAGGCCGCCCATGGACGCGCGCGCTCGTTGCGGCCTCGAGGTCGTGGATCGCTGCCGAGGCCGGCATGCCCGGTGAGGGTGGAGGTGCGGGGCTCGCCGCCGCCCTCTGGGTGCGTCACTCGGGGTCTGCCTCGACCTCGGCGGGGGCATAGGCCCGCATCTGGTCGCAGACGTTGCGGCCGGTGATGGTGAGCTTCAGTGCGCCGCCGTGCCATTCGAGCCAGTCCAGTGCCAGCAGCGGTCCGAGTTCGCCTTCGTCGATCAGATCCATCCGGCGCTGGCGCATGTGCTGCACCACCGTCAGCAGCCGCTGCCGCAATGCCTGCTCGGCGGTCGCGGGGGCAGTGTCGTCTTCGACGGCACCGGCCCCTCGCTGGGATCGCGGCGGGGACGGGCGCCTTTTGGCCGCCGGGGCGGGGCGCGAGGTGCCGGAGAACTGCTCGATCATCATCGACCAGTGGCTGTTGCCGAAGTCGTTCGTCGCCATGGCGTCTTACTCCCGCTGCACCGGCGCGACCGAGGCCGCGCCCAGAAAGCAAAAAGGGCCGACCACGACGGTCGGCCCTCGAAGGGAATGGTCGGGGTGAGACGATTCGAACGTCCGACCCACTGCTCCCAAAGCAGTTGCGCTACCAGGCTGCGCTACACCCCGCATGGAAGGCATTGTACGGCGCACGGCGCGTAGGACGGCGCCGACAGCAGGGTCGCCTCGGGCACCGACGCGCCGACGCCACGGCGCTTCGTACGATGGTTCCCAACATCGGCATGGAGGAGACGGCGATGTGGACCTGGACCATGGGACTGAAGTTGGGGGCCCTGGTGGGGCTGGTGCTCGGCCTGATCGCCATCGCGCTCGAGGAGGCCATGCCGGAACTGCTGCTCGCCCTGGTGGCGATTCCCGCGGCTGCCGCCGTCTCGTCGGGCCTGGCGGCCTTCCTCGATCTGGACCGTTGAGCCTCGCTCGCGCCAAGGCCACGGCACGCGGCTTGCCGTGGCTTGCGCGGGCCCGGTGAGGTGCGGGCCGCTTCGAGGAGGTCGACATGGGGCTGTATTGCGCCTGGCGATGGTTCGTCCATGCCTCGGTGCGAGCAAGGTGGATCGCGGCGGCGGTGCTGATCGCCCTGCTGGCGAGCGCCATCCCCGCGCCGGCCCAGGCGCAGACTTGGCAGCCGCGCATGTGGTTCTTTCAAGGTGGGTGGGCGGAGCAGCATACGCGCACCTGGACGGTGGGCGTCCTTTGGCCCTGGCGGTCATCGTGGCTTTGGGCCGGCGGCGCGTGGTCCGGATACTGGGAGGCCGCGCTCGGCCGCTGGAGCACCGACGGCACGGACGGGCGAGACCGCGCGTGGGTCACGCAGTTCGGCGTCACGCCGGTGTTCCGCTATCAGAAGGACCGCTCGCCGTGGTTCTTCGAGGCCGGCGTGGGCGTCACCTTCATCGCGCCCATCTACCGCAATCCCCGCAAGCGGTTCAGTACCACCTTCAACTTCAACGAGCAGCTGGCCGTGGGCCGCCATTTCGGAGGGCAGGGCGAGCATCAGCTCTCGCTGCGCGTGCAGCACGTCTCCAATGGCGGCATCCGGCATCCCAACCCCGGGGAGGACTTCATTCAGTTGCGCTACACCCGGGCTTTTTGAGCGACCGACGCCACGGCCGGTTTGTTATCGTCGCGGCACGAGCGCATGCGCTGAGGCCCCCGAAGGCCGTGCCGGGCCGCTCGGGAGCCTGTCCGACATGAATCCATCCGTTCCGAAGTTCGCCGTCGTCGTGCAGCCGAGTCCCATCGACGGGATGGGCGTGTTCGCAGCGGAGCCGATCCCCGCGTACAAGAAGATCGGAGAGTTGCGTGGCGA
Encoded proteins:
- the hrpA gene encoding ATP-dependent RNA helicase HrpA, with the translated sequence MNERVRPSRPPRRPGAAQAHPVPPITFPESLPVSAKREEIARAIAEHQVVIVCGETGSGKTTQLPKIALAMGRGLGAGGAGLIGHTQPRRIAAASVAKRIAQELGTPVGEHVGYKVRFQDRLSPGASVKLMTDGILLAETQTDPLLRAYDTLIIDEAHERSLNIDFLLGYIKQILPRRPDLKVIVTSATIDAERFAEHFASRRGPAPVIMVSGRLYPVELRWRPFEWDAAARPAGQAPGASAKAGRSDDYDLNDAIADAVDELWREGPGDVLVFLPGEREIREAAEHLRKHHPPGVEILPLFARLSQQEQDRVFEPGAAPRIVLATNVAETSLTVPGIRYVVDSGLARVKRYSYRNKVEQLQVEPISQAAANQRAGRCGRVANGICIRLYDEQDFASRPRFTDPEILRSSLAGVILRMKSLGLGAVEDFPFLEPPPRRAIADGYQLLAELNAVDENNELTPIGRELAKLPLDPRVGRMILEARERQSLAEVLIIAAALSGQDVRDRPMEQAQAADEKHRKFDDEKSEFMGYLKLWKWLEESRGGAPRGADVAPGAREQAPKLSNRKYEQLLREHFISPRRVREWRDIHSQLHTVVAEHGWRLNTTPATYEQIHLAMLAGLLGNVGVKSDEDEWYLGARGIKFWRHPGVHLSKKPGRWIVAAELVETTRLYARGIAAIEAQWIPWVAGHLLKKQLLEPHWEKRPAEVVALERATLYGLVVYNNRRVSYGKVDPAAAREIFIREALVHGEWETKLPFLAHNQNLVRQVEELEHKSRRQDVLVDEELIYAFYDQQVPADVHSGHGFERWYREESRRQPKLLMLTKEELMRHEAAGITTAAFPKTIRLGGVDCSATYLHDPGDPKDGVTVTVPIYALNQVSEERCEWLVPGMLKDKVLALLKSLPQKPRARLVPLPEFADAFLSSVPFGQGSLIEALLKAVRERSQLDVKRADFKLETLSPHLFMNFRVVDEHGRQLGMGRQLATLKAELGGQARSAFQALAALKVAGLKPAADVPEAAPAAKRPASPPSSSSKAGGTSVPAGAAEAAGAAVARAPAAGATSARHTAWTFGELPELMEIGRMVGFPAVVDKGTHVEIEVFDEPEVAAARHRAGLRRLVALQIREPLKYLEKNLPDLQKMAVAYMGLGTAEELRDQIIEVAMDRAFLQEPLPHDEASFKARVDEGRTRLNLIAQEVARLAGAILAEYQAAARKLKDARPPKEVADDVAAQLQRLMPKRFLAGAPYAQLQHYPRYLKAVQMRLDKLRSDPARDAQRMAELRPLEQRYLRRLAELKGQHDSRLEEFRWLLEELRVSLFAQELRTPQPVSAKRLEKVWAQIST
- a CDS encoding acyloxyacyl hydrolase codes for the protein MGLYCAWRWFVHASVRARWIAAAVLIALLASAIPAPAQAQTWQPRMWFFQGGWAEQHTRTWTVGVLWPWRSSWLWAGGAWSGYWEAALGRWSTDGTDGRDRAWVTQFGVTPVFRYQKDRSPWFFEAGVGVTFIAPIYRNPRKRFSTTFNFNEQLAVGRHFGGQGEHQLSLRVQHVSNGGIRHPNPGEDFIQLRYTRAF